One genomic region from Nocardioides plantarum encodes:
- a CDS encoding HupE/UreJ family protein: MAVVLRRCSAGVLLLLLVLALVLAGGRAEAHGFSSVVYADVTSPQSGTVRVALELEYDLLVVSAADAQGDDDLFEEGDGAWQDGDLPGQVRALRDHSSTVLDYVTARFTVTADGRSCTPALHGDYTVGLRDVPYAHLTLDYTCPQADEHEIATSLFPDSEGYVKGTKAVVTYDLDLREGSAALDPERPSFSTHQTTAERFWDFFRLGAEHLLGGLDHLLFLAALIVGSRRLREVVLAASAFTLAHSVTFVLAALGLVTVPAGLVEPVIALSIAVVAGWHLVALVRRGRSATDLDTSSSSHLSLDRSGWGRLAVVFSFGLVHGLGFAGALGIDAAWSWTLLWSLLVFNIGIETVQLGLIVVTFPLLVLVRRRSPTAALWLTGTVAAVVTVMGLIWFVQRVAAS, translated from the coding sequence GTGGCTGTCGTCCTCCGCCGGTGCTCTGCCGGCGTCCTGCTCCTCCTGCTCGTCCTCGCTCTCGTCCTGGCCGGGGGTCGCGCCGAGGCCCACGGCTTCAGCTCCGTCGTCTACGCCGACGTCACCTCGCCGCAGAGCGGCACCGTGCGCGTCGCCCTCGAGCTCGAGTACGACCTGCTCGTCGTCTCGGCCGCCGACGCCCAGGGCGACGACGACCTCTTCGAGGAGGGTGACGGCGCGTGGCAGGACGGCGACCTCCCCGGCCAGGTCCGGGCGCTGCGCGACCACAGCAGCACGGTGCTCGACTACGTGACCGCACGGTTCACGGTGACCGCCGACGGGCGGTCGTGCACCCCCGCGCTGCACGGCGACTACACGGTCGGGCTGCGCGACGTGCCCTACGCCCACCTGACCCTCGACTACACGTGCCCCCAGGCCGACGAGCACGAGATCGCCACCAGCCTGTTCCCTGACTCCGAGGGCTACGTCAAGGGCACCAAGGCCGTCGTGACCTACGACCTCGACCTGCGCGAGGGCAGCGCCGCCCTCGACCCCGAGCGACCCTCGTTCTCGACGCACCAGACCACCGCCGAGCGGTTCTGGGACTTCTTCCGCCTCGGCGCCGAGCACCTGCTCGGCGGCCTGGACCACCTGCTGTTCCTCGCTGCCCTCATCGTCGGGTCGCGGCGCCTGCGCGAGGTCGTGCTCGCCGCATCCGCCTTCACCCTGGCCCACTCGGTCACCTTCGTGCTGGCGGCCCTCGGCCTGGTGACGGTGCCGGCCGGGCTGGTGGAGCCGGTCATCGCGCTCTCCATCGCGGTGGTGGCCGGATGGCACCTGGTGGCGCTCGTACGCCGCGGCCGGTCCGCGACCGACCTCGACACCTCCTCGAGCAGCCACCTCAGCCTCGACCGCTCCGGGTGGGGTCGCCTGGCCGTGGTCTTCTCGTTCGGGCTCGTGCACGGGCTGGGGTTCGCCGGGGCCCTCGGCATCGACGCCGCCTGGTCGTGGACCCTGCTGTGGTCGCTGCTGGTCTTCAACATCGGCATCGAGACGGTGCAGCTCGGCCTGATCGTCGTGACCTTCCCGCTGCTGGTCCTGGTCCGGCGCCGCTCGCCCACCGCCGCCCTGTGGCTGACCGGGACCGTCGCGGCCGTGGTCACGGTGATGGGCCTGATCTGGTTCGTGCAGCGGGTCGCGGCGTCCTGA
- a CDS encoding fibronectin type III domain-containing protein, translating into MKLHTATAGAGRRRIAAAAVALTVGIGGLGILNLPNAEADDTAADVTDVVLTVGATTSERVISWSGSTVGPQGVQYAPTSTLTGGAFPSTAVTLPGQVAANTSGAAAGYASPTQEVANGYAVLSDLTPSTEYSYRVGSDGHWSATYTFKTTAPTGDFDFLFFGDPQIGSSGDTTRDGQGWAHTMDVASDLDPDAELYVSGGDQVNTADRETEWDAFLSPDELRSTPWAATIGNHDVGKKNYEQHFHVPNSDKSGEYYANGDASSNTSGGDYYYVYKDVLFIDINSNSYQVSGSGTGTGDAAHINYVSDVIADHGDEAKWTVLVYHHSIYSPADHANDGDNAKRRIDFPKAFSRLGVNLVLQGHDHSYSRSYLINRGKKADAAEQPKANDVFAGPGGVLYVTANSASGSKYYDLTEPDTSANAGDYGPDPLDAGDPDQDGHVRHWANSVENQEHVPTYVRIGVTDKKLTVSNIRSGECDGSTPNPAVERGTVGEKWCGTADNTLTLNGTTYTAGKNPRGGVGTTVDQVNIHRVLSAPASAAITGTPTVGRTLTATVSGAWPKGTTATYTWKADGVTLAGHGASIVLSPSQLGKKITVAVTGNNDLYESATVTAPATTVVTAGTLTAATPRIQGTVRVGQRLTAVPGTWTYGTTLAYRWYADGKAIAGATSRTLQLGTGVTGKRITVRVTGKHAGYVTVVKTSAATGKVAKR; encoded by the coding sequence ATGAAGCTCCACACTGCGACGGCCGGGGCCGGCCGTCGTCGCATCGCGGCCGCCGCGGTCGCGCTCACCGTGGGCATCGGTGGCCTCGGCATCCTCAACCTGCCGAACGCCGAGGCCGACGACACCGCCGCCGACGTCACCGACGTCGTCCTGACCGTCGGGGCCACCACCTCCGAGCGCGTCATCTCCTGGTCCGGCAGCACCGTCGGACCCCAGGGCGTCCAGTACGCCCCCACCAGCACGCTGACCGGCGGCGCCTTCCCGAGCACCGCCGTCACCCTGCCGGGACAGGTCGCTGCGAACACCAGCGGAGCGGCCGCGGGCTACGCCAGCCCCACGCAGGAGGTCGCGAACGGCTACGCCGTGCTCTCGGACCTCACGCCGAGCACCGAGTACTCCTACCGGGTCGGCAGCGACGGGCACTGGTCGGCGACCTACACCTTCAAGACCACCGCCCCCACCGGCGACTTCGACTTCCTCTTCTTCGGCGACCCGCAGATCGGCTCCTCCGGCGACACCACGCGCGACGGCCAGGGCTGGGCGCACACCATGGACGTCGCCTCCGACCTCGACCCCGACGCCGAGCTCTACGTGTCCGGCGGCGACCAGGTCAACACCGCCGACCGCGAGACCGAGTGGGACGCGTTCCTCAGCCCCGACGAGCTCCGCTCCACCCCGTGGGCGGCGACGATCGGCAACCACGACGTCGGCAAGAAGAACTACGAGCAGCACTTCCACGTGCCCAACTCGGACAAGTCGGGCGAGTACTACGCCAACGGTGACGCGTCGTCCAACACCTCCGGTGGCGACTACTACTACGTCTACAAGGACGTGCTGTTCATCGACATCAACTCGAACAGCTACCAGGTCAGCGGCAGCGGGACCGGCACCGGCGACGCCGCCCACATCAACTACGTCTCCGACGTCATCGCCGACCACGGCGACGAGGCGAAGTGGACGGTGCTCGTCTACCACCACTCGATCTACTCCCCGGCCGACCACGCCAACGACGGTGACAACGCCAAGCGCCGTATCGACTTCCCCAAGGCGTTCTCCCGACTGGGCGTCAACCTGGTCCTCCAGGGGCACGACCACTCCTACTCGCGCAGCTACCTCATCAACCGCGGCAAGAAGGCCGACGCGGCCGAGCAGCCGAAGGCCAACGACGTGTTCGCCGGCCCCGGTGGCGTGCTCTACGTGACCGCCAACTCGGCCTCGGGGTCGAAGTACTACGACCTGACCGAGCCCGACACGTCGGCCAACGCCGGCGACTACGGCCCCGACCCGCTCGACGCGGGCGACCCGGACCAGGACGGCCACGTCCGGCACTGGGCCAACTCGGTGGAGAACCAGGAGCACGTCCCCACCTACGTCCGCATCGGTGTGACGGACAAGAAGCTGACCGTCTCCAACATCCGCAGCGGCGAGTGCGACGGCAGCACCCCCAACCCGGCCGTCGAGCGCGGCACCGTCGGGGAGAAGTGGTGCGGCACGGCCGACAACACCCTGACCCTCAACGGCACCACCTACACCGCCGGCAAGAACCCCCGCGGCGGCGTCGGCACCACCGTCGACCAGGTCAACATCCACCGGGTCCTCTCGGCCCCGGCGTCGGCCGCCATCACCGGCACGCCGACGGTGGGCCGCACGCTGACCGCCACGGTCAGCGGCGCCTGGCCGAAGGGCACCACGGCGACGTACACCTGGAAGGCCGACGGCGTCACCCTCGCCGGCCACGGTGCCTCGATCGTCCTGAGCCCGTCGCAGCTCGGCAAGAAGATCACCGTCGCCGTCACCGGCAACAACGACCTCTACGAGAGCGCCACGGTGACCGCACCGGCGACCACCGTGGTGACGGCCGGCACGCTCACGGCGGCCACCCCCCGCATCCAGGGGACCGTCCGTGTCGGGCAGAGGCTGACCGCCGTCCCGGGCACCTGGACCTACGGCACGACGCTCGCCTACCGCTGGTACGCCGACGGCAAGGCGATCGCGGGCGCGACGTCGCGGACCCTCCAGCTCGGCACCGGGGTGACCGGCAAGCGGATCACCGTGCGCGTGACCGGCAAGCACGCCGGCTACGTCACGGTGGTCAAGACCAGCGCGGCGACGGGCAAGGTCGCCAAGCGCTGA
- a CDS encoding FMN reductase produces MSTVVVVSAGLSNPSSTRLLADRLTDATVEALEEVEVVHVELRDLAHDLTDHLLTGFPSPRLAEALAQVRDADGVIAVTPVFSASYSGLFKTFFDVLDQGALDATPVLIAATAGTARHSLVLDHVLRPLFSYLHAVVVPTGVFAATDDFGTAGTDLDARIARAAGELATLVGKLGAGVSGPDATRARRRTVEAELAEPTPFEELLARAGRA; encoded by the coding sequence ATGAGCACCGTGGTCGTCGTCTCCGCCGGGCTCTCGAACCCCTCGTCGACGCGGCTGCTCGCCGACCGCCTGACCGACGCCACCGTCGAGGCCCTCGAGGAGGTCGAGGTCGTCCACGTGGAGCTGCGCGACCTCGCCCACGACCTCACCGACCACCTGCTGACCGGGTTCCCGTCGCCGCGGCTGGCCGAGGCCCTCGCGCAGGTGCGCGACGCCGACGGCGTCATCGCGGTCACGCCGGTGTTCAGCGCGTCGTACTCCGGGCTTTTCAAGACGTTCTTCGACGTCCTCGACCAGGGCGCCCTCGACGCGACGCCGGTGCTGATCGCCGCGACGGCCGGCACCGCCCGGCACTCGCTGGTCCTCGACCACGTGCTGCGACCGCTGTTCTCCTACCTGCACGCGGTCGTCGTCCCGACCGGCGTCTTCGCCGCCACCGACGACTTCGGCACTGCTGGCACCGACCTCGACGCGCGCATCGCCCGGGCGGCCGGAGAGCTCGCGACCCTGGTGGGCAAGCTCGGCGCCGGGGTCTCCGGACCCGACGCGACCCGCGCCCGGCGTCGCACGGTCGAGGCCGAGCTGGCCGAGCCCACGCCGTTCGAGGAGCTGCTGGCCCGCGCCGGCCGAGCCTGA
- a CDS encoding LLM class flavin-dependent oxidoreductase, whose product MQIGIFSVGDVTADPTTGRTPSEHERIKATVAIALKAEEVGLDVFATGEHHNPPFVSSNPTATLAYIGAQTERIVLSTATTLITTTDPVLIAEDYAKIQHLTDGRVDLMMGRGNTGPVYPWFGKDIRQGINLAIENYALLHRLWREDVVDWSGRFRTPLQGYTSTPRPLDGVPPFVWHGSIRSPEIAEQAAYYGDGLFHNHIFWPASHTAQMVDLYRSRWEHYGHGPADTAIVGLGGQFFMRRNSQDAVREFRPYFDNAPVYGHGPSLEDFTSQTPLTVGSPQQVLERTLSFREYAGDYQRQLFLIDHAGLPLKTVLEQLDLLGEILPAMRAGFAEGRPAHVPDAPTHGSLVVAAGGAHDTTVHAVDDVTGQVPTGEPVSA is encoded by the coding sequence ATGCAGATCGGCATCTTCTCCGTCGGCGACGTCACCGCCGACCCCACCACGGGCCGCACCCCCTCCGAGCACGAGCGCATCAAGGCCACGGTGGCGATCGCCCTCAAGGCCGAGGAGGTGGGCCTGGACGTCTTCGCGACCGGCGAGCACCACAACCCGCCGTTCGTCTCGTCCAACCCCACCGCGACGCTCGCCTACATCGGGGCCCAGACCGAGCGGATCGTGCTGTCGACGGCGACCACGCTGATCACGACCACCGACCCGGTCCTCATCGCGGAGGACTACGCCAAGATCCAGCACCTCACCGACGGTCGGGTCGACCTGATGATGGGTCGCGGCAACACCGGGCCGGTCTACCCGTGGTTCGGCAAGGACATCCGCCAGGGCATCAACCTCGCCATCGAGAACTACGCGCTGCTGCACCGTCTGTGGCGCGAGGACGTCGTCGACTGGTCCGGTCGGTTCCGGACCCCGCTCCAGGGCTACACCTCCACGCCCCGGCCGCTGGACGGCGTACCGCCGTTCGTGTGGCACGGGTCGATCCGCAGCCCTGAGATCGCCGAGCAGGCGGCCTACTACGGCGACGGGCTCTTCCACAACCACATCTTCTGGCCGGCCTCGCACACCGCGCAGATGGTCGACCTCTACCGCAGCCGCTGGGAGCACTACGGCCACGGCCCGGCCGACACCGCGATCGTCGGCCTGGGCGGGCAGTTCTTCATGCGCCGCAACAGCCAGGACGCCGTGCGCGAGTTCCGCCCCTACTTCGACAACGCCCCGGTCTACGGGCACGGGCCCTCGCTCGAGGACTTCACCAGCCAGACGCCGCTGACCGTCGGCTCGCCGCAGCAGGTGCTCGAGCGGACGCTGTCCTTCCGGGAGTACGCCGGTGACTACCAGCGCCAGCTGTTCCTGATCGACCACGCCGGCCTGCCGCTCAAGACCGTCCTCGAGCAGCTCGACCTGCTCGGCGAGATCCTGCCCGCCATGCGGGCCGGCTTCGCCGAGGGGCGCCCGGCGCACGTGCCGGACGCGCCCACCCACGGTTCGCTGGTCGTCGCGGCCGGCGGTGCGCACGACACGACCGTGCACGCCGTCGACGACGTGACCGGTCAGGTCCCCACCGGTGAGCCGGTGTCCGCATGA
- a CDS encoding PucR family transcriptional regulator, translating to MARLDEVGAAAARDAGGIDPGLLGDFLSIVVEAAASGRRLRRGELRACGERGAAAALVGVPLRALVDLYLSACWRLWEELDTGADVAQVRASALAVLRAADDAVAALAEGFQLARNDVSRQQESTRHDVFDLLLAGGPTAVEATGRAADLGLDLTSPHAVLVARHDLTFDHPSLTSVPRRLETALSGRHGDTSPLVATRNGLLVCIFAAPDQRSVTLVGERLAGVLDSVAPPARGSGRPRAWQAAVGRTQPGAAAVRVSYEQANSALDLADRLGLEDAVVDSGTLVVYEVLLRDRAAIDELIASVLGPLKGAPGGATTMLETLEAYFASGGVTTATATRLNLSVRAVTYRLQRIGEVLGLDPTDPAHRFTLHAAVLGARLLDVF from the coding sequence ATGGCTCGACTGGACGAGGTCGGTGCCGCGGCGGCCCGCGACGCCGGCGGCATCGACCCCGGGCTCCTCGGCGACTTCCTGTCGATCGTCGTCGAGGCCGCCGCCTCGGGCCGGCGCCTGCGGCGCGGGGAGCTGAGGGCCTGCGGCGAGCGCGGTGCCGCCGCGGCCCTGGTCGGCGTCCCCCTCCGGGCGCTGGTCGACCTCTACCTCTCCGCGTGCTGGCGGCTGTGGGAGGAGCTCGACACCGGCGCGGACGTCGCCCAGGTGCGCGCCTCCGCCCTGGCGGTCCTGCGGGCCGCCGACGACGCCGTGGCGGCGCTGGCCGAGGGGTTCCAGCTGGCCCGCAACGACGTGTCCCGTCAGCAGGAGTCGACCCGCCACGACGTCTTCGACCTGCTGCTGGCCGGTGGCCCGACGGCGGTCGAGGCGACCGGCCGGGCCGCCGACCTCGGGCTCGACCTGACCAGCCCCCACGCGGTCCTGGTCGCCCGGCACGACCTCACCTTCGACCACCCGTCACTGACCTCGGTCCCCCGCCGGCTGGAGACTGCACTGAGCGGCCGCCACGGTGACACCTCTCCGCTGGTCGCGACCCGCAACGGCCTCCTCGTGTGCATCTTCGCCGCGCCCGACCAGAGGAGCGTCACGCTGGTCGGCGAGCGTCTCGCCGGGGTGCTCGACTCCGTCGCCCCGCCGGCCCGCGGGTCGGGACGGCCACGCGCCTGGCAGGCCGCGGTCGGGCGGACCCAGCCGGGTGCCGCCGCGGTCCGGGTGTCCTACGAGCAGGCCAACAGCGCGCTCGACCTGGCCGACCGGCTCGGCCTGGAGGACGCCGTGGTCGACTCCGGCACGCTGGTGGTCTACGAGGTGCTACTGCGCGACCGCGCCGCGATCGACGAGCTCATCGCGTCGGTGCTGGGACCGCTCAAGGGCGCGCCGGGCGGCGCGACCACCATGCTCGAGACCCTCGAGGCCTACTTCGCCAGCGGCGGCGTCACCACCGCCACCGCGACCCGGCTCAACCTCTCGGTGCGGGCCGTCACCTACCGGCTGCAGCGGATCGGGGAGGTGCTCGGCCTGGACCCCACCGACCCCGCGCACCGCTTCACCCTGCACGCCGCCGTGCTCGGGGCTCGGCTGCTCGACGTGTTCTGA
- a CDS encoding TerC family protein, with product MHDVPVWLWGVFAATVVIALAIDLLAHRDAHVIGFKEAARWSVGWVGLAIVFGIVVFAVVGRDAGVEYTTAWLLEKSLSVDNLFVFALIFGYFKVPAQYQHRVLFYGVIGALVFRGIFLALGVAVVSQFTAILFVFAAILLYSAYKLIKGDDDDYDPSTSLALRLMRKIVPMSDEYHGTKFFIKEAGKRVGTPMLAVVVAIEAADLLFAVDSVPAVLAVSDDAFIVYTSNAFAILGLRALYFLLSGLLDRFHYLGTGLALILAFIGVKLILQAAHKTIDTSIPEIPSLVSLGVIVVVLAGSVGLSFLRPKAEEPADADPLAGPEHAGDQPTEVEPR from the coding sequence GTGCACGACGTACCCGTCTGGCTGTGGGGCGTGTTCGCCGCCACCGTCGTCATCGCCCTGGCCATCGACCTGCTGGCCCACCGCGACGCCCATGTCATCGGCTTCAAGGAAGCCGCCCGTTGGAGCGTCGGCTGGGTGGGGCTCGCGATCGTCTTCGGCATCGTGGTCTTCGCCGTGGTCGGACGCGACGCCGGCGTCGAGTACACGACCGCCTGGTTGCTGGAGAAGAGCCTCTCGGTCGACAACCTCTTCGTCTTCGCCCTGATCTTCGGCTACTTCAAGGTCCCGGCGCAGTACCAGCACCGGGTGCTGTTCTACGGCGTCATCGGCGCCCTGGTGTTCCGCGGCATCTTCCTGGCCCTCGGCGTCGCCGTGGTCAGCCAGTTCACCGCCATCCTCTTCGTCTTCGCCGCGATCCTGCTCTACAGCGCCTACAAGCTGATCAAGGGTGACGACGACGACTACGACCCCAGCACCAGCCTGGCCCTGCGCCTGATGCGCAAGATCGTCCCGATGAGCGACGAGTACCACGGCACGAAGTTCTTCATCAAGGAGGCCGGCAAGCGCGTCGGTACCCCCATGCTCGCCGTCGTGGTCGCCATCGAGGCGGCCGACCTGCTGTTCGCCGTCGACAGCGTGCCCGCCGTGCTCGCGGTGAGCGACGACGCGTTCATCGTCTACACCTCCAACGCCTTCGCCATCCTGGGCCTGCGGGCGCTCTACTTCCTGCTCTCGGGCCTGCTCGACCGGTTCCACTACCTCGGCACCGGCCTGGCCCTGATCCTCGCCTTCATCGGCGTCAAGCTGATCCTGCAGGCGGCCCACAAGACCATCGACACCTCCATCCCGGAGATCCCCTCCCTGGTCAGCCTGGGCGTGATCGTCGTGGTCCTCGCCGGCTCGGTCGGGCTCAGCTTCCTGCGCCCCAAGGCCGAGGAGCCGGCGGACGCCGACCCCCTGGCCGGCCCCGAGCACGCCGGCGACCAGCCGACCGAGGTCGAGCCCCGCTGA